From the genome of Orcinus orca chromosome 5, mOrcOrc1.1, whole genome shotgun sequence, one region includes:
- the EIF4G1 gene encoding eukaryotic translation initiation factor 4 gamma 1 isoform X1 translates to MNKAPQPTGPPPAPSPGLPQPAFPPGQTAPVVFSTPQATQMNTPSQPRQGGFRSLQHFYPSRAQPPSSAASRVQSAAPARPGPAAHVYPAGSQVMMIPSQISYPASQGAYYIPGQGRSTYVVPTQQYPVQPGAPSFYPGASPTEFGTYAGAYYPAQGVQQFPTGVAPPPVLMNQPPQIAPKRERKTIRIRDPNQGGKDITEEIMSGARTASTPTPPQTGGGLEPQANGETPQVAVVVRPDDRSQGAIIGERPGLPGPEHSPSESQPSSPSPTPSPPPVLEPGSEPNLTVLPIPGDTMTTGMIQTSVEESTPMPPETGEPYCLSPEPTPLAEPILEVEVTLSKPVPESEFSSSPLQVPTPLASHKVEILPEPNGTVLSENLEPELESSPELAPLPPPACPFESPMPIAPTAQPEELLNGAPSPPAVDLSPVSEPEEQAKEATASVAPPTILSATPAVAPPAASPAQEEDMEEEEEEEEEGEAEGEKGGEEPLPLESTPVPAHLSQNLEVASATQVAVSVPKRRRKIKELNKKEAVGDLLDAFKEVNPGIPEVENQPPVGNNPSPEPEGSSVPPRPEEADETWDSKEDKIQNAENIQPGEQKYEYKSDQWKPLNLEEKKRYDREFLLGFQFIFASMQKPEGLPHISDVVLDKANKTPLRPLDPARLPGINCGPDFTPSFANLGRPALSSRGPPRGGPGGELPRGPQAGLGPRRSQQGPRKEPRKIIATVSMTEDIKLNKAEKAWKPSSKRTVTDKDRGEEDTDGSKTQDLFRRVRSILNKLTPQMFQQLMKQVTQLAIDTEERLKGVIDLIFEKAISEPNFSVAYANMCRCLMALKVPTTEKPTVTVNFRKLLLNRCQKEFEKDKDDDEVFEKKQKEMDEAATAEERGRLKEELEEARDIARRRSLGNIKFIGELFKLKMLTEAIMHDCVVKLLKNHDEESLECLCRLLTTIGKDLDFEKAKPRMDQYFNQMEKIIKEKKTSSRIRFMLQDVLDLRRSNWVPRRGDQGPKTIDQIHKEAEMEEHREHIKVQQLMAKGGDKRRGGPPGPPISRGLPLVDDGGWNTVPISKGSRPIDTSRLTKITKPGSIDSNNQLFAPGGRLSWGKGSSGGSGAKPSDAASEAARPATSTLNRFSALQQAVPTESTDNRRVVQRSSLSRERGEKAGDRGDRLERSERGGDRGDRLDRARTPATKRSFSKEVEERSRERPSQPEGLRKAASLTEDRDRGRDAVKREAALPPASPPKAALSEEELEKKSRAIIEEYLHLNDMKEAVQCVQELASPSLLFIFVRHGIESTLERSAIAREHMGRLLHQLLCAGHLSTAQYYQGLYEILELAEDMEIDIPHVWLYLAELVTPILHEGGVPMGELFREITKPLRPLGKAASLLLEILGLLCKSMGPKKVGTLWREAGLSWKEFLPEGQDVGAFVTAQKVEYTLGEESEAPGQRLLSSDELSKQLEKLLKEGSTNQRVFDWIEANVNEQQVASNTLVRALMTTVCYSAIISETPLRVDVAVLKARAKLLQKYLCDEQKELQALYALQALVVTLEQPPNLLRMFFDALYDEDVVKEDAFYSWESSKDPAEQQGKGVALKSVTAFFKWLREAEEEESDHN, encoded by the exons ATGAACAAAGCTCCACAGCCCACAggccccccacctgccccatccCCTGGACTCCCACAG CCAGCGTTTCCCCCGGGGCAGACAGCACCGGTGGTGTTCAGTACGCCTCAAGCGACACAAATGAACACGCCTTCTCAGCCCCGCCAG GGAGGATTCAGGTCTCTGCAG CACTTCTACCCTAGCCGGGCCCAGCCCCCGAGCAGTGCAGCCTCCCGAGTGCAGAgtgcagcccccgcccgccctggcccAGCTGCCCATGTCTACCCTGCTGGATCCCAAGTAATGATGATCCCTTCCCAGATCTCCTACCCAGCCTCCCAGGGGGCCTACTACATCCCCGGACAG GGGCGTTCCACATATGTTGTCCCGACACAGCAGTATCCTGTGCAGCCGGGAGCCCCAAGCTTCTATCCGGGTGCAAGCCCTACAGAGTTTGGGACCTACG CTGGCGCCTACTACCCAGCCCAGGGTGTGCAGCAATTTCCCACTGGTGTGGCTCCCCCGCCGGTTTTGATGAACCAGCCACCCCAGATTGCTCCCAAGAGGGAGCGGAAGACG atccGAATTCGAGACCCAAACCAAGGAGGGAAGGATATCACGGAGGAGATCATGTCTGGGGCCCGCACTGCCTccacacccacccctccccag ACGGGAGGTGGTCTGGAGCCTCAGGCTAATGGGGAGACACCCCAGGTTGCTGTTGTTGTCCGGCCAG ATGACCGGTCGCAGGGAGCAATCATTGGGGAGCGGCCAGGGCtgcctggcccagagcacagCCCTTCAGAATCCCAGCCTTCATCACCTTCTCCGACCCCATCACCACCCCCAGTCTTGGAACCGGGGTCTGAGCCTAATCTCACAGTCCTCCCTATTCCTGGGGACACTATGACAACGGGGATGATACAAACATCTGTAGAAGAATCAACCCCCATGCCCCCTGAAACTGGGGAGCCATATTGCCTCTCTCCAGAACCCACTCCCCTCGCTGAACCCATACTGGAAGTAGAAGTGACACTTAGCAAACCAGTTCCAGAATCTGAGTTCTCTTCCAGTCCTCTCCAGGTTCCCACCCCCCTGGCATCTCACAAGGTGGAAATTCTTCCTGAGCCTAATGGCACAGTCCTATCTGAGAATTTGGAACCAGAGTTGGAGTCGAGCCCGGAGcttgcccctctccctcccccggcTTGTCCCTTTGAATCCCCCATGCCCATTGCTCCAACTGCCCAACCTGAGGAGCTGCTCAACGGAGCCCCCTCGCCACCAGCTGTGGACTTAAGCCCCGTCAGTGAACCAGAGGAGCAGGCCAAGGAGGCTACAGCATCGGTGGCTCCCCCCACCATCCTTTCTGCCACTCCAGCTGTGGCTCCTCCAGCTGCTTCCCCTGCTCAGGAGGAGGacatggaggaagaggaagaagaggaagaggaaggagaagctgagggtgagaagggaggagaggaaccGCTCCCCCTAGAGAGCACCCCTGTCCCAGCCCACCTGTCCCAGAATTTGGAGGTGGCATCAGCCACCCAAG TGGCAGTATCTGTGCCAAAGAGGAGACGGAAAATTAAGGAGCTCAATAAGAAGGAGGCTGTAGGAGACCTTCTAGATGCCTTCAAGGAG GTGAACCCAGGAATACCAGAGGTAGAAAATCAGCCTCCTGTAGGCAACAATCCCAGCCCAGAGCCTGAGGGCAGCAGTGTGCCCCCGCGACCTGAGGAAGCAGACGAGACCTGGGACTCAAAGGAAGACAAGATTCAAAATGCTGAGAACATCCAGCCGGGGGAACAGAAGTATGAATATAAGTCAG ATCAGTGGAAGCCTCTAAACCTTGAGGAGAAAAAGCGTTATGACCGTGAGTTCCTGCTTGGCTTTCAGTTCATCTTTGCCAGTATGCAGAAGCCAGAGGGATTGCCCCATATCAGTGATGTGGTGTTGGATAAG GCCAATAAAACACCATTGCGGCCACTGGATCCCGCCAGACTTCCAGGCATAAATTGTGGCCCAGACTTCACTCCGTCCTTTGCCAACCTTGGCCGACCAGCCCTTAGCAGCCGTGGGCCCCCGAGGGGTGGGCCAGGTGGGGAGCTGCCCCGAGGGCCG CAGGCTGGTCTGGGACCCCGGCGATCTCAGCAGGGCCCCCGAAAGGAACCACGCAAGATCATTGCCACGGTGTCAATGACTGAAGATATAAAGCTGAACAAAGCAGAGAAGGCCTGGAAACCCAGTAGCAAGCGGACAGTGACTGATAAGgaccgaggggaggaggacacTGATGGCAGCAAAACCCAG gaCCTGTTCCGCAGGGTGCGCTCCATCCTGAATAAGCTGACACCCCAGATGTTCCAGCAGCTTATGAAGCAGGTGACGCAGCTAGCCATCGACACCGAGGAACGCCTCAAAGGGGTCATTGACCTCATCTTCGAGAAGGCCATTTCAGAACCCAACTTCTCTGTGGCCTATGCCAACATGTGCCGCTGCCTCATGGCG CTGAAAGTGCCCACTACAGAAAAGCCAACAGTGACTGTGAACTTCAGAAAACTGTTGTTAAATCGATGTcagaaagagtttgaaaaagacaaagatgatgATGAGGTTTTTGAGAAGAAGCAAAAAGAGATGGATGAAGCTGCCACG GCAGAGGAACGGGGACGCCTGAAGGAAGAGCTGGAAGAGGCTCGAGACATAGCCCGGCGGCGCTCTTTAGGGAATATCAAGTTTATCGGGGAGTTGTTCAAGCTGAAGATGTTAACAGAGGCGATCATGCACGACTGTGTGGTTAAACTACTTAAGAACCATGATGAAGAGTCCCTCGAATGCCTTTGCCGTCTGCTCACCACCATTGGCAAAGACCTGGACTTTGAAAAGGCCAAG CCCCGGATGGATCAGTATTTCAACCAGATGGAAAAAATCATTAAGGAAAAGAAGACTTCATCCCGAATCCGCTTTATGCTGCAAGACGTGCTGGATCTGCGACGG AGCAATTGGGTGCCGCGTCGAGGGGACCAGGGTCCCAAGACGATTGACCAAATCCACAAGGAAGCTGAGATGGAGGAGCATCGGGAGCACATAAAAGTGCAGCAGTTAATGGCCAAGGGCGGCGACAAGCGTCGGGGTGGTCCTCCAGGCCCACCCATCA GCCGTGGCCTTCCACTTGTGGATGATGGTGGCTGGAACACAGTGCCCATCAGCAAGGGCAGCCGCCCTATTGACACCTCACGACTCACTAAGATCACgaag cCTGGCTCCATTGATTCTAACAACCAGCTGTTTGCACCTGGAGGGCGATTGAGCTGGGGCAAGGGTAGCAGTGGAGGCTCAGGAGCCAAGCCCTCCGATGCAG CATCAGAAGCTGCTCGTCCAGCTACTAGTACTTTGAATCGCTTCTCAGCCCTTCAACAAGCAGTACCTACAGAAAGCACAGATAACAGACGTGTGGTACAGAG GAGTAGCTTGAGCCGGGAACGAGGTGAGAAAGCTGGGGACCGGGGAGACCGCCTAGAGCGGAGTGAACGGGGAGGTGACCGTGGTGACCGGCTTGATCGCGCACGGACACCTGCCACCAAGCGGAGCTTCAGCAAGGAAGTGGAGGAGCGGAGTAGAGAGCGGCCCTCTCAGCCTGAGGGACTGCGCAAGGCAGCTAGCCTCACGGAGGATCGGGACCGCGGGCGGGATGCTG TGAAGCGAGAAGCCGCCCTGCCCCCTGCGAGTCCTCCGAAGGCTGCGCTCTCTGAAGAGGAGCTGGAGAAGAAATCCAGGGCCATCATTGAGGAATACCTCCATCTCAATGACATGAAG GAGGCGGTTCAGTGTGTGCAGGAGCTGGCCTCGCCCTCGCTGCTCTTCATCTTTGTGCGGCACGGCATCGAGTCCACACTGGAGCGCAGCGCCATTGCCCGTGAGCACATGGGGCGACTGCTGCACCAGCTGCTCTGTGCCGGGCACCTCTCCACTGCTCAGTACTACCAAGG GCTCTATGAAATCCTGGAATTGGCTGAAGACATGGAAATTGACATCCCTCATGTGTGGCTCTACCTAGCAGAACTGGTAACGCCCATTCTGCATGAAGGTGGGGTGCCCATGGGGGAGCTGTTCAG GGAGATTACAAAACCTCTGAGACCCCTGGGCAAAGCTGCTTCCCTGTTGCTGGAGATCCTGGGGCTCCTATGCAAAAGCATG GGTCCCAAGAAGGTGGGGACGCTGTGGCGAGAGGCTGGACTCAGCTGGAAGGAATTTTTACCTGAAGGCCAGGATGTCGGTGCCTTTGTCACTGCGCAG AAGGTGGAGTATACCTTGGGAGAGGAGTCAGAAGCCCCTGGCCAGAGGTTGCTGTCCTCTGATGAGCTGAGCAAGCAGCTGGAGAAGCTGCTAAAGGAGGGCAGCACTAACCAGCGGGTGTTTGACTGGATAGAG GCCAACGTGAATGAGCAGCAGGTAGCATCCAACACATTAGTTCGAGCTCTCATGACAACGGTCTGCTATTCTGCAATTATCT CTGAGACTCCTCTCCGAGTGGATGTTGCGGTGCTGAAAGCGCGAGCGAAACTGCTACAGAAGTACCTATGTGACGAGCAGAAGGAGCTGCAGGCGCTCTACGCCCTCCAGGCCCTTGTAGTGACCTTAGAACAGCCCCCCA ACCTGCTTCGGATGTTCTTTGATGCGCTGTACGATGAGGACGTGGTGAAGGAGGACGCCTTCTATAGTTGGGAGAGTAGCAAGGACCCCGCTGAACAGCAGGGCAAGGGTGTGGCCCTTAAATCTGTCACAGCTTTCTTCAAGTGGCTTCGTGAGGCCGAGGAGGAGGAGTCTGACCACAACTGA
- the EIF4G1 gene encoding eukaryotic translation initiation factor 4 gamma 1 isoform X7 — MNKAPQPTGPPPAPSPGLPQPAFPPGQTAPVVFSTPQATQMNTPSQPRQGGFRSLQHFYPSRAQPPSSAASRVQSAAPARPGPAAHVYPAGSQVMMIPSQISYPASQGAYYIPGQGRSTYVVPTQQYPVQPGAPSFYPGASPTEFGTYAGAYYPAQGVQQFPTGVAPPPVLMNQPPQIAPKRERKTIRIRDPNQGGKDITEEIMSGARTASTPTPPQTGGGLEPQANGETPQVAVVVRPDDRSQGAIIGERPGLPGPEHSPSESQPSSPSPTPSPPPVLEPGSEPNLTVLPIPGDTMTTGMIQTSVEESTPMPPETGEPYCLSPEPTPLAEPILEVEVTLSKPVPESEFSSSPLQVPTPLASHKVEILPEPNGTVLSENLEPELESSPELAPLPPPACPFESPMPIAPTAQPEELLNGAPSPPAVDLSPVSEPEEQAKEATASVAPPTILSATPAVAPPAASPAQEEDMEEEEEEEEEGEAEGEKGGEEPLPLESTPVPAHLSQNLEVASATQVAVSVPKRRRKIKELNKKEAVGDLLDAFKEVNPGIPEVENQPPVGNNPSPEPEGSSVPPRPEEADETWDSKEDKIQNAENIQPGEQKYEYKSDQWKPLNLEEKKRYDREFLLGFQFIFASMQKPEGLPHISDVVLDKANKTPLRPLDPARLPGINCGPDFTPSFANLGRPALSSRGPPRGGPGGELPRGPQAGLGPRRSQQGPRKEPRKIIATVSMTEDIKLNKAEKAWKPSSKRTVTDKDRGEEDTDGSKTQDLFRRVRSILNKLTPQMFQQLMKQVTQLAIDTEERLKGVIDLIFEKAISEPNFSVAYANMCRCLMALKVPTTEKPTVTVNFRKLLLNRCQKEFEKDKDDDEVFEKKQKEMDEAATAEERGRLKEELEEARDIARRRSLGNIKFIGELFKLKMLTEAIMHDCVVKLLKNHDEESLECLCRLLTTIGKDLDFEKAKPRMDQYFNQMEKIIKEKKTSSRIRFMLQDVLDLRRSNWVPRRGDQGPKTIDQIHKEAEMEEHREHIKVQQLMAKGGDKRRGGPPGPPISRGLPLVDDGGWNTVPISKGSRPIDTSRLTKITKPGSIDSNNQLFAPGGRLSWGKGSSGGSGAKPSDAASEAARPATSTLNRFSALQQAVPTESTDNRRVVQRSSLSRERGEKAGDRGDRLERSERGGDRGDRLDRARTPATKRSFSKEVEERSRERPSQPEGLRKAASLTEDRDRGRDAVKREAALPPASPPKAALSEEELEKKSRAIIEEYLHLNDMKEAVQCVQELASPSLLFIFVRHGIESTLERSAIAREHMGRLLHQLLCAGHLSTAQYYQGLYEILELAEDMEIDIPHVWLYLAELVTPILHEGGVPMGELFREITKPLRPLGKAASLLLEILGLLCKSMGPKKVGTLWREAGLSWKEFLPEGQDVGAFVTAQKVEYTLGEESEAPGQRLLSSDELSKQLEKLLKEGSTNQRVFDWIEANVNEQQVASNTLVRALMTTVCYSAIISETPLRVDVAVLKARAKLLQKYLCDEQKELQALYALQALVVTLEQPPMQDSALKVN, encoded by the exons ATGAACAAAGCTCCACAGCCCACAggccccccacctgccccatccCCTGGACTCCCACAG CCAGCGTTTCCCCCGGGGCAGACAGCACCGGTGGTGTTCAGTACGCCTCAAGCGACACAAATGAACACGCCTTCTCAGCCCCGCCAG GGAGGATTCAGGTCTCTGCAG CACTTCTACCCTAGCCGGGCCCAGCCCCCGAGCAGTGCAGCCTCCCGAGTGCAGAgtgcagcccccgcccgccctggcccAGCTGCCCATGTCTACCCTGCTGGATCCCAAGTAATGATGATCCCTTCCCAGATCTCCTACCCAGCCTCCCAGGGGGCCTACTACATCCCCGGACAG GGGCGTTCCACATATGTTGTCCCGACACAGCAGTATCCTGTGCAGCCGGGAGCCCCAAGCTTCTATCCGGGTGCAAGCCCTACAGAGTTTGGGACCTACG CTGGCGCCTACTACCCAGCCCAGGGTGTGCAGCAATTTCCCACTGGTGTGGCTCCCCCGCCGGTTTTGATGAACCAGCCACCCCAGATTGCTCCCAAGAGGGAGCGGAAGACG atccGAATTCGAGACCCAAACCAAGGAGGGAAGGATATCACGGAGGAGATCATGTCTGGGGCCCGCACTGCCTccacacccacccctccccag ACGGGAGGTGGTCTGGAGCCTCAGGCTAATGGGGAGACACCCCAGGTTGCTGTTGTTGTCCGGCCAG ATGACCGGTCGCAGGGAGCAATCATTGGGGAGCGGCCAGGGCtgcctggcccagagcacagCCCTTCAGAATCCCAGCCTTCATCACCTTCTCCGACCCCATCACCACCCCCAGTCTTGGAACCGGGGTCTGAGCCTAATCTCACAGTCCTCCCTATTCCTGGGGACACTATGACAACGGGGATGATACAAACATCTGTAGAAGAATCAACCCCCATGCCCCCTGAAACTGGGGAGCCATATTGCCTCTCTCCAGAACCCACTCCCCTCGCTGAACCCATACTGGAAGTAGAAGTGACACTTAGCAAACCAGTTCCAGAATCTGAGTTCTCTTCCAGTCCTCTCCAGGTTCCCACCCCCCTGGCATCTCACAAGGTGGAAATTCTTCCTGAGCCTAATGGCACAGTCCTATCTGAGAATTTGGAACCAGAGTTGGAGTCGAGCCCGGAGcttgcccctctccctcccccggcTTGTCCCTTTGAATCCCCCATGCCCATTGCTCCAACTGCCCAACCTGAGGAGCTGCTCAACGGAGCCCCCTCGCCACCAGCTGTGGACTTAAGCCCCGTCAGTGAACCAGAGGAGCAGGCCAAGGAGGCTACAGCATCGGTGGCTCCCCCCACCATCCTTTCTGCCACTCCAGCTGTGGCTCCTCCAGCTGCTTCCCCTGCTCAGGAGGAGGacatggaggaagaggaagaagaggaagaggaaggagaagctgagggtgagaagggaggagaggaaccGCTCCCCCTAGAGAGCACCCCTGTCCCAGCCCACCTGTCCCAGAATTTGGAGGTGGCATCAGCCACCCAAG TGGCAGTATCTGTGCCAAAGAGGAGACGGAAAATTAAGGAGCTCAATAAGAAGGAGGCTGTAGGAGACCTTCTAGATGCCTTCAAGGAG GTGAACCCAGGAATACCAGAGGTAGAAAATCAGCCTCCTGTAGGCAACAATCCCAGCCCAGAGCCTGAGGGCAGCAGTGTGCCCCCGCGACCTGAGGAAGCAGACGAGACCTGGGACTCAAAGGAAGACAAGATTCAAAATGCTGAGAACATCCAGCCGGGGGAACAGAAGTATGAATATAAGTCAG ATCAGTGGAAGCCTCTAAACCTTGAGGAGAAAAAGCGTTATGACCGTGAGTTCCTGCTTGGCTTTCAGTTCATCTTTGCCAGTATGCAGAAGCCAGAGGGATTGCCCCATATCAGTGATGTGGTGTTGGATAAG GCCAATAAAACACCATTGCGGCCACTGGATCCCGCCAGACTTCCAGGCATAAATTGTGGCCCAGACTTCACTCCGTCCTTTGCCAACCTTGGCCGACCAGCCCTTAGCAGCCGTGGGCCCCCGAGGGGTGGGCCAGGTGGGGAGCTGCCCCGAGGGCCG CAGGCTGGTCTGGGACCCCGGCGATCTCAGCAGGGCCCCCGAAAGGAACCACGCAAGATCATTGCCACGGTGTCAATGACTGAAGATATAAAGCTGAACAAAGCAGAGAAGGCCTGGAAACCCAGTAGCAAGCGGACAGTGACTGATAAGgaccgaggggaggaggacacTGATGGCAGCAAAACCCAG gaCCTGTTCCGCAGGGTGCGCTCCATCCTGAATAAGCTGACACCCCAGATGTTCCAGCAGCTTATGAAGCAGGTGACGCAGCTAGCCATCGACACCGAGGAACGCCTCAAAGGGGTCATTGACCTCATCTTCGAGAAGGCCATTTCAGAACCCAACTTCTCTGTGGCCTATGCCAACATGTGCCGCTGCCTCATGGCG CTGAAAGTGCCCACTACAGAAAAGCCAACAGTGACTGTGAACTTCAGAAAACTGTTGTTAAATCGATGTcagaaagagtttgaaaaagacaaagatgatgATGAGGTTTTTGAGAAGAAGCAAAAAGAGATGGATGAAGCTGCCACG GCAGAGGAACGGGGACGCCTGAAGGAAGAGCTGGAAGAGGCTCGAGACATAGCCCGGCGGCGCTCTTTAGGGAATATCAAGTTTATCGGGGAGTTGTTCAAGCTGAAGATGTTAACAGAGGCGATCATGCACGACTGTGTGGTTAAACTACTTAAGAACCATGATGAAGAGTCCCTCGAATGCCTTTGCCGTCTGCTCACCACCATTGGCAAAGACCTGGACTTTGAAAAGGCCAAG CCCCGGATGGATCAGTATTTCAACCAGATGGAAAAAATCATTAAGGAAAAGAAGACTTCATCCCGAATCCGCTTTATGCTGCAAGACGTGCTGGATCTGCGACGG AGCAATTGGGTGCCGCGTCGAGGGGACCAGGGTCCCAAGACGATTGACCAAATCCACAAGGAAGCTGAGATGGAGGAGCATCGGGAGCACATAAAAGTGCAGCAGTTAATGGCCAAGGGCGGCGACAAGCGTCGGGGTGGTCCTCCAGGCCCACCCATCA GCCGTGGCCTTCCACTTGTGGATGATGGTGGCTGGAACACAGTGCCCATCAGCAAGGGCAGCCGCCCTATTGACACCTCACGACTCACTAAGATCACgaag cCTGGCTCCATTGATTCTAACAACCAGCTGTTTGCACCTGGAGGGCGATTGAGCTGGGGCAAGGGTAGCAGTGGAGGCTCAGGAGCCAAGCCCTCCGATGCAG CATCAGAAGCTGCTCGTCCAGCTACTAGTACTTTGAATCGCTTCTCAGCCCTTCAACAAGCAGTACCTACAGAAAGCACAGATAACAGACGTGTGGTACAGAG GAGTAGCTTGAGCCGGGAACGAGGTGAGAAAGCTGGGGACCGGGGAGACCGCCTAGAGCGGAGTGAACGGGGAGGTGACCGTGGTGACCGGCTTGATCGCGCACGGACACCTGCCACCAAGCGGAGCTTCAGCAAGGAAGTGGAGGAGCGGAGTAGAGAGCGGCCCTCTCAGCCTGAGGGACTGCGCAAGGCAGCTAGCCTCACGGAGGATCGGGACCGCGGGCGGGATGCTG TGAAGCGAGAAGCCGCCCTGCCCCCTGCGAGTCCTCCGAAGGCTGCGCTCTCTGAAGAGGAGCTGGAGAAGAAATCCAGGGCCATCATTGAGGAATACCTCCATCTCAATGACATGAAG GAGGCGGTTCAGTGTGTGCAGGAGCTGGCCTCGCCCTCGCTGCTCTTCATCTTTGTGCGGCACGGCATCGAGTCCACACTGGAGCGCAGCGCCATTGCCCGTGAGCACATGGGGCGACTGCTGCACCAGCTGCTCTGTGCCGGGCACCTCTCCACTGCTCAGTACTACCAAGG GCTCTATGAAATCCTGGAATTGGCTGAAGACATGGAAATTGACATCCCTCATGTGTGGCTCTACCTAGCAGAACTGGTAACGCCCATTCTGCATGAAGGTGGGGTGCCCATGGGGGAGCTGTTCAG GGAGATTACAAAACCTCTGAGACCCCTGGGCAAAGCTGCTTCCCTGTTGCTGGAGATCCTGGGGCTCCTATGCAAAAGCATG GGTCCCAAGAAGGTGGGGACGCTGTGGCGAGAGGCTGGACTCAGCTGGAAGGAATTTTTACCTGAAGGCCAGGATGTCGGTGCCTTTGTCACTGCGCAG AAGGTGGAGTATACCTTGGGAGAGGAGTCAGAAGCCCCTGGCCAGAGGTTGCTGTCCTCTGATGAGCTGAGCAAGCAGCTGGAGAAGCTGCTAAAGGAGGGCAGCACTAACCAGCGGGTGTTTGACTGGATAGAG GCCAACGTGAATGAGCAGCAGGTAGCATCCAACACATTAGTTCGAGCTCTCATGACAACGGTCTGCTATTCTGCAATTATCT CTGAGACTCCTCTCCGAGTGGATGTTGCGGTGCTGAAAGCGCGAGCGAAACTGCTACAGAAGTACCTATGTGACGAGCAGAAGGAGCTGCAGGCGCTCTACGCCCTCCAGGCCCTTGTAGTGACCTTAGAACAGCCCCCCA TGCAAGACTCGGCCTTGAAGGTTAATTGA